The genomic window GAGCCGGCTCGCACGGTGGCCGTGAAGAAGTCCGCGAACGGACGAGCCAGGGGGATCTTCACGGTTCCGCCGATCCGTCCGTCCGGCAGGATTTCCGCGAGGCGATTCTCCAGGAGCCTGCGGGTGTCCGCCCCGAACGGCTCGATGCCGTACACGACGAAGAGGCGATGGTCCGGGGTGACGTGGAATCGATGTCTCAGCCCGGAAAGCCCGGAGGCCTCGCTCTCGTCCCGGGCGATCTCGCGGCGATCCAGGAGCTTTCCGTCGCGGATGACGCCGTGGTTCAGGGACACGCTCTGCTTTGCCGCCGGGAAGAACTTCGCGCGCAGGCGTTCGTCGATCGCGCGTTCGGTCCAGAGGATGTGGACGCCGCCATCGGGCGCGACCGAGAGGTCGCACGGCCAGACCTGGCCGCGGGTCTCATCGAGGTTGGCGATCTCGATCCAGTCGGCGAACGGCCTGCCGGTGATGTCCGGGGTCCATGTGTAGAAGAGCCGGCAGAAGACGTAATCCCAGTCCCGGCCGGTCAGGCCTCGCTTGAAGGTGCGATAGGCCGGATTCGGCTCGAGCACGTCGCCCACGCCCAGGAAATGCACGGCGCGGTCCTTGAGCTGGACGGTCGGATAGCACAGTCGGAGTGGCGTCGGCCCGGCGACCGCGACTGGGGATGGCCAGAGGATCTGGCCGCGGGCACTCCACTCGCCGGATCGATCGCGGAGCGTCCACTCGGCGTGCTTGTACCCGATGTTCTGCATCAGCAGCAGCTCCCCGGCCGCGCCGTCGGCGACGAACGTGCGATAGGAGTGCTCGGAGAAGGCGGGCGAGCCTCTCCAGGTCGGCGTCAACGAGACGGGCGAGGCCTCCGGGTGATCCGCGCGGAACTCGAGCACGTCCGGCCGGGCCGGTCCGCCGTCGGGCTCCGGGCCCTTCCCGAGCGTCGGATTCACGGAGAGGAACACCCGGCCGTCGGGGAAGGCCGCGAGCGGCGAGGGCTCTCGCGTGCGGCCCTCGGCGTCGACCCGGACTCGCCGCCAGCCGGCCTCGTCGCGGGAGAGGAGGAACCACCGGCAGTTGGTGAGCGGCTTCGCGTCGGGGATCGTCTCCAACCCGCTCGCGAAGAGCCGGCCGCCGGAGCGGACCAGCGTCGTCGAGCCCGCACACCACATCGGCCCGGCGCCGTTCCGGGCGTCGTTGAACGAGTAGACATCCTCCTCGACCTCGACCCTCGGCGTGACATCCGCGGCGCGGGCCGCCTGGCCGATGGCCGCGTGCCAGAGCAACAGGACGGCGGCCACGCTCGCGACGTCCCGGCGGCCGTACGGCGACGTCATGGTATTCCCGCGGGATGTGCGCATGGTCCGGCATTCCTGGGGTCGTCGGGGCTGTCGCGCGCGGGACTCTTCCCCTACGCGACGGGCCCGACTCCTGGCTGCCCATCGGGACCGGGGGGCGATGACCCGGGCGGGCTCGCCCGGTCGAGGATCAGGTATTCGGCGTCGTGCGGATTCGCGTGGTCGGCCCGCCACTGCTCGCGGTGGAGTATCCCCCAGCGGGGGTCGTCGATCAAGGCCTCGGGGAAGCAGACGTCGCCCGTGAAGGAGCCTTCCACGATCGTGAGGTAGACCCTGGAAACCATGGGGAGGAACTCTCGGTAGACCTCCGCCCCGCCGATGATCATGGCTTCCCCCGGGTCGCCCGCGGCGCGGCACGCGAGCTGAAGCGCTTCCTCGCGGGTCGCGGCCGCCAGGCAGCCCGACGCGACGCGATCGGGATGCCGTGTCAGCACGATGTTGGTCCGACCGGGCAAGGCCTTGCCGATCGACTCGTGGGTCTTCCGGCCCATGAGGATGGGCTTGCCCATGGTGATCGTCTTGAAGTTCTTCAGGTCGCGCGAGAGGTGCCAGGGGAGCGCCCCGCCGCGGCCGATCAGGCCGGTGCGGCTCATCGCGACGACGATCGACAACCGGATCATGGACGGCCTCGGATCACCACGAACGCCTAGACGGCCACTTCACCCCGCAGCGCCGCGTGCGAGCGATAGCCGACGAGCCGGATCTGCTCCCTCGAGACGGCCGACAGGTCCCGCAGCCCCGCGTCGATCTCGATCCGAGGGAGGGGCAGGGGATCGCGGGAGAGCTGCTCGTCGACCTGGGCCAGGTGATTCGTGTAAATATGCGCGTCCCCGAACGTATGGACGAACTCGCCCGCCTCCAGCCCCGTCACCGCGGCGACCAGGTGGGTCAGGAGCGCGTAGCTGGCGATGTTGAACGGCACGCCCAGGAACAGGTCGGCCGACCGCTGGTACAGTTGGCACGAGAGCCGCCCCTCGGTGACGCTGAACTGGAACAGCGTGTGGCAAGGCGGCAGCGCCATCTCCTCGATCTCGGCGGGGTTCCAGGCCGAGACGATCAGGCGACGGCCGACGGACGCGGCCGGGTCCTCCACCACGGCTCGGATGCCCGCGACCACGCGGGCGACCTGGTCGACGACCTCACCGTCCGCCCCTCGCCAGGACCGCCACTGCTTGCCGTACACGGGGCCGAGCTCGCCGTGCTCGTCCGCCCATTCGTCCCAGATCGTGACCCCGTGCTCCCTCAGGTACGCGATGTTCGTCGACCCGCGGAGGAACCAGATCAGCTCGTGCGCGATCGCGTTGAAGGCGACCTTCTTCGTGGTCACCAGGGGGAAGCCTGCGGCCAGGTCGAAACGCACCTGCCGGCCGAACACGCTGAGGGCGTCGATCTTCTCGCCCGTCGAGCGGAGCACCGCTCGCGTCGGCTTCCGCACGCCGTGACGGCGGACGTCTCTCAGCAGGTCGAGGTATGGACGCATCGGTGGGCTCGATAAGCAAAAAGGATTGCCGCCTCATCCTATCGGCTCGCGGCTCTGCGCGAACACCCGAACTCATCGCAGCAACCGAGGTGCCTCGACGACGATCGGCCCATCGGACTTCACCACGAGGCGCACCCGATGGGCGTGGCCGGCGGACCAGTGGGGCACGCGGTCCAGCGGGATCGCGGTGGCCCCCGGAGCCCCGGCCGCCCATCGGATGCTGCGGGCTTCCGTCCAGGGCTCGCGATCCCCAGCCCACCAGAGCTCGACCTCGTGGGCCGGATCCAGGCCGGGGATGCAAAGGTGCCGGGCCGTGCCCTCCGCGGATCGATCGAGCTGGAAGTCGAGGAGCGCCCGGTGGGCGCCGGCACGCCAGCGAGCCGGGCCTTCGGCGCGGACTCCGACGCTCGCGATGAGATTGCCCCGGGCAATCGTCCGCCCCTCCAAAGGCGCCGGCTCGAACGCGAGCAGCGCCGTCGCGTCCATGCCGCCGAGCAGGGACTCCAGGTCCCTGGGCGCGAGGGAATCGAGCACGATCCGGAGGACCTCAGCGGGTGCACGGCCGGACGACGGCGAGGCCGGGATCATATCCAGGATGCTGCCGTCATGCGGGAACCATCTGGGCCGGACCGGCGGGAGGGAGGCGACGATCTCGTCCCTGCCGAGGTGCCGGTGACGGCAGATCTGCTCCAGATCCTCGAGTGCGATCAACGACCTCGCCTGCGCCGGGAAGGACAGCGGCCGGCCGGCTTCTCGAATCCGGTGGATCTGCACGGCCAGGAGCACCGCCGCGATGCTTGCCGCGAACCCCATCGCCGCCAGCGGGCGGCCGTCAAGCCGGGCGAGCGGGCGACGGGCGGCCATCGCCAGGATCAGGACCAGGCCGAGCTGCGGGAACAGGTGGTACCTCTGGACTTCCAGGAGCCAGTGCGAGCCGAACTGGTTGCGCACGCAGTACGTCAGTGCGTAGCCCCCCGCGATCAGCGATAGCCCCGTGACGATCGCCGGCCGCGCGGCACTTCGGGAGCACCAGGCCGTCACGGCAGCGAGCAGGATGGATGTGATCGCGATGTCGAATCCACCACCGAGCAAGCCGTCCAGGTTGGCCACGCCGAGGAATCCGGGGAAGAGGACATCCGCCGGGGCTCGCATGGCCGCGAGAATGCCCCCGACAAGATCCCCGTTGTGGTGAACACTCGCGGTGAGAATGGAGTCATAGCGCAGCAGTCCTGCGCCGGCCAGGTAGAAGACGGTCCCCACGAGGGGGATGATCGCCCCTGTCTTCTCGCGGCCTTTCAGCCTGGGATCGAGCGCGGCACGCACCATCGCCACGGGGCCGGCGAGCAGGCCGATCGCCGAGAACGCCGGCGCCGCCATCGCGGAGACCGCAGCCACGACCCAGGCGTTCCTTGATGGCTCGCCGGCCTCGCGGAGGTCCAGCGCCCGGATGGTCCACGCCCAAGCGACGATCGTCGCCAGCAGGGCCCAGGTGAAGCTGCTGCCGGAATACCACCAGGCCGCCTCGAGGTGGACCGCCGAGAGGCTGAACGCCGAGCACGCGAGCAGGCCTGCCGTCGCCGACCGCGCCTCGCGACGGACGAGGGCGAAGAGCGCCCCCAGGGCGAGGAGGAACGGGGCGAGCGAGGCGGCCGTGAAGGCATAAGGCGCCGCGGTGAGACGGTGACCGCAGGCCTGCCAGGTGACCCACGAGACGAGCTGGAACAGCGGTGCGATGTGCTCGTTGAACGGGCGTAACAACAACTCGGTCAGCGGGATCGTCTGGAGCTGCGCGACTCGGATGACATCATCGCTGTAGAGGGACGGTCGGGTGAGCCGTCCCGCGTGCGGTGCCACGCACAGGGCGACGAAGATTAGACCGAGGACGTTCCTCCAAATCCCCCGGAGCCCCGGCCGGGGAACCTGCACATGCTCCGCATCCATGCGGCTGCCTCCCAGGCGTCCGATCCCTTGAGGGTCCATATATTGGACCTTTATCGGCACCGGAGCGGGGAGGGCCGCAATTTTATCGGCGTCCCGTGGCGAGAATGGACGTGGGAATGTTGGTCGCGGCGACTTTACGGGTTGATGATCCGGTCGTGCCGGCCTCGCTTCGTCATGACCGTCGATCCGTCCTCAGCGCGGCGATGACGGCTTCGGGAGGTCATTGCGGGCGGGTATGACCGTGCGGACGCGGTCCTTCGCGCCTTCGGGGAAGGAGGAGGAGGGCTTCTCGGGCTCCTCGTTCGTCGGCCGGGCGGTGATGGCGACGAGGCGCTCGGAATAGCCCTTGCGCAAGGACTTCTCGTGGGATGGCCGCGGGCCCATGGAGACGAGCAGGGCGCCCTCGGCCGGGATCATCCAGCGTCCGTCGATGCGACGGCTATCGACCTCGGGGACCTGGATGGTGGCGGCGATGGCCGCGGGCTGCGGGCCGTGGTTCGGCATGATCCGATCGACGAACGACGCCCGGACCACGCCGGGATCCTCGCCCGGCCTGGGCGCGACCGTCTCCTTGTAATTCGTCGTATAGATGCCGAGGAGTCGGTTCTCCTCGACGCTGACCTGGGCGAAGACGCGACCATCCCGCACCTGGCTGGAGAGGATGTTCACGCGGACCCCGTTGTGGACCTCCTCCACCTGGGGCTGGAAGGCGATCTGGGATGCCTTCCCGGGAGCGGCGTCGGCGACGCGCTTCAGGGAGGCGACGTACTTGTGAGCCTCCTCGTTCGTCATCCGCGCCGGCTCGCCGACGCGGACAATCATCCTCGGGGCCTGCAAGACGTTGCAGCGGGTGTCGGCCTGGCAGTCTTCCAGCCACTGCTTGAAGCCGGCCGCGTCCACCATCCAGGCCGTGGCCGCCTCCTGCCGCCCCACCGGGTTCAAGTTCGGCATCAGCTTCCCGCGCCATTCCGGGCTGGCCACCGCGATCTCGCGGATCTCGAACGAGATCGCCTTCGGCGCGGCCCCCGGGGCGACGGCTGCCGAAGGCCTCGGTTGGGGGGCCGCCGCGGGCCCATCGCCCAGCCCGGTCAGCGCGGCCAGCATCGAGATCGCGATCGCGTTCATGTCGACCCCCGCTAGGATTTCGAATTCGAGACGACGTGCGGCTCGTGCGACGGAAGTGGGCCGGGATCATAGCGCCGGCACGCATTCCCGTCAATGCTGGTGGCGCGGTCGTCTCGTCCGCGTCGGTCTGATGCCAGTATGCTGCGATTCGGGTGCTCATCGCCCCGAGCATCGGCGTCGAGTATCATCGAGGCCATAGCCGGCGGCGAGGGAGCCGCCGATTGCAACTCGAGAACCCCAAAACCCTGGCTTCTGCCCATGAATATCGAGCAGGGACGGCTCCTCGACGAGCGAGCGAAGTCCATCCCGTGGCGGCGCTGGGGGCCGTATCTCAGCGAGCGGCAATGGGGGACCGTTCGCGAGGACCGCAGCGACCACGGCGACGCCTGGAACGACTTCCCCCACGAGCACGCGATCGCCCGCTCCTATCGCTGGGGCGAGGACGGCCTGGCCGGGCTCTGCGACGACCGTCAGCGACTTTGCTTCGCCCTAGCGCTCTGGAACGGCCGCGACCCGATCCTCAAAGAGCGCCTGTTCGGGCTGACCAATGGCCAGGGGAACCATGGCGAGGACGTCAAGGAGTACTACTTCTACCTGGATAGCACGCCGACTCACTCGTACCTCAGGCTCCTGTACAAGTACCCCCACGCCGCCTTCCCCTACGCGGACCTCGTCGCGACGAACGCCTCCAGGGGCCTGCTCGACCCCGAGTACGAGTTGATCGACACCGGCATCTTCGACGAGGACCGCTACTTCGACGTGCTCGTCGAGTACGCCAAGGCCTCCCCCGAGGACGTCCTGATCCGCATCACGATCACCAACCGCGGGCCCGATCCTGCCGACCTCCACGTGCTGCCGACCCTCTGGTTCCGCGACGTCTGGTCCCACCCCCCGTTCCTCGCCCGGCCGACGATGGACGAGAAGGCCGGCGCGATCCATGCGACGTCAGCCGGACTCGGCGAATTCGTCCTTCGCGCCGAGGGCGGTCCACCATTCCTTTTCACCGAGAACCAGACCAACGAGCAGCGTCTCTTCGGCCGGCCGAATCGAACGCCGTTCGTCAAGGACGCGTTTCACGAGCTCGTGGTCCACGGCCGGACGCACGCGGTGAACCCGGAGAGGACCGGGACGAAGGCCGCCGCGCATTATCCGATGACGATCCCGGCCGGCGACTCTCGCGTCATCCGCCTGCGGCTGACCCGCATCGACGGGCCCGCCGCCTTCGAGGGCGAGCCTTTCGGGGCCGGCTTCGAAGGTGTGCTCGCCGAGCGGATCGGCGAGGCCGACGCGTTCTATGCCGAGATCATCCCGCCGTCGATCGGCGAGGACGCGCGCAACGTGATGCGACAGTCGCTCGCCGGCATGCTGTGGACGAAGCAGTTCTACCACTACGACGTCGACACCTGGCTCTCGGAGCGAGGCTGCGATCCCTACTCGCATCGCGGCAGGCGGGCGCCGCGGAACGAGCACTGGCACCACATGCACAATGCGGACGTCATCTCGATGCCCGACAAGTGGGAATACCCCTGGTATGCCGCCTGGGACCTGGCCTTCCACGCCCTCCCCCTGGCGCTCGTGGACGAGGAGTTCGCCAAGGGGCAGCTCAAGCTGATGCTCCGCGAGCGTTACATGCACCCCAACGGCCAGATCCCGGCCTACGAATGGAACTTCGGGGACGTGAATCCTCCGGTCCACGCCTGGGCCACGATCTTCACCTACCGCCTCCAGAAGTCGCGGACCGGCGAGGGGGATCGGGCGTGGCTGAAGACCTGCTTCCAGAAGCTGGGACTCAACTTCACCTGGTGGGTCAACCGCAAGGATCGCGCGGGGCGGAACGTCTTCGAGGGGGGGTTCCTCGGGCTGGACAACATCGGCGTCTTCGATCGCAGCAGTCCGCTGCCGACCGGCGGCTCTCTCGAGCAGGCCGACGGCACGGCCTGGATGGCGCTCTTCTGCCAGAACATGCTGGAGATCGCCGTCGAGCTGTCCGCGGCCGACCCGTCCTACGGCGAGATGGCCCTGAAGTATGGCGAGCACTTCGTCTGGATCGGCTCGGCAATGGCGCATCTCGGGCAGGACACGGGGATGTGGGACGAGCAGGACGGCTTCTTCTACGACGTCCTCCGACTGCCCGACGGCCAGGCACGACGCCTCAAGGTGCGATCGATGGTCGGCCTGCTCCCCCTCTGCGCCGCGACGACCTTCGACGAGCAGGACCTGATGTCTGTCCCGGAGTTGGAGGATCGCTTCCGATGGTTCCAGAGGACGCGGCCCGAGCTCTTCTCCGCCATCCACGACCCGACCAGGCCGGGAGTGGCCCGCCGTCGGCTGGGCTCGATCCTGGACGAGGCGAAGCTCCAACGGGTCCTCGCGAGGATGCTCGACGAGGAGGAGTTCCTCTCCGAATTCGGCATTCGGTCTCTCTCCCGATACCACTCCGGCCACCCATACATCGACAGGGCAGGAGGGGAGGAATATCGCGTCGCTTACCTGCCGGCGGAATCGGATAGCAGGATGTTCGGCGGCAATTCGAACTGGCGCGGGCCGATCTGGCTGCCGGTCAATGCGCTGATCATTCGCGCGCTGCTCCAGTACTACCTCTACTACGGCGACGCCTTCCGGGTAGAATGCCCGACCGGCTCGGGACGGCTCATGAATCTCTATCGGGTCGCCGAGGAGATCGCGGCACGACTGTCGCGCATCTTCGTCAGGGACGAGCACGGCCGCCGCCCGATCTTTGGCGGGACGCGCAAGTTCCAGGAAGACGCGCACTGGCGTGACTACCTGCATTTCTACGAGTATTTCCACGGCGACAACGGGGCCGGTTTGGGCGCCGCACATCAGACCGGCTGGACCGGCCTGATCGCCAGCAGCCTGAACCTCTTCGCCAACCTGACACCCGAACGCCTCCTCCAGGACGGCAAGGCCTCCTATCACAACCGCTCGCGCTGACGCTGGTCACAAGACGCGACGGAGCATCCCGCGGCATGCGAGAGGGGGTGCCGCTGTGATTCGAGCTTTCATTCCCGATCGCCGGCAGCGACCGGCCGTCCGCGTGGGCTGGCGCGACTTCCTTCCGCGCCGGCCGGGGCACGCTCCAACTCGCCGCGGGGATGACTCATGGGATGGCCGGGTGGGAGAGCCCAGGTCGCTGTCTGGAAGAAGGCAGGCGGAGGCTCATCAAGCCAACAGGCGGCTCGCCACCGCAGGGCCCCCATCCTGAGCGGAAAGTCTTCGGTCGCTGCCCGAGTTTGAGTTGAGGACGTACCGGCGTGCAGACATGATTCGTGGTCTGGCGGCGTTCAGCCAGGTGGATCCCCGCACGTCCCGGCCGCCTTCGCGAGGGGGAATCTCTCCTCCTCCGGTAGTCTCTCGGCAGGTTGGACTCTGGGTCGAGGAGAGGCTGCCCGAATCCAGGAGTGGAAAGTCCCGGAGCAGGCGATCGACGTGCGGCTCAGTCTCGCGGATGCCGAGGCGCAAGCTTCGCCGGTGGACGGGGAGCGAAAGGCCCTGTGCAAGGAGCAGGAGCGGTTGCGGGAGAAGCTCCAGGCGCTCGGCGACCGCACCTCGAGTGAGGGGCTGAGGGAACGATTCGTCAGCACGTTCGCCCCGCAGAAAGATCGCCTCGCGACCAGCAGGGGGGAGTACGATCGGCTCCCGGAGGAAGGTGCTCGGCTACGTCCCGAGGCCGACGGACCCATGCTCGGGTGGGATGAGGCGCAGGGCGCCTGGGGCGGTTGACGGAGGTCGAAGGCGGGAGACGATCTCGAGGGTAAAGTTCAGGCCGGACGAATGAACCGAGGTGGCG from Aquisphaera giovannonii includes these protein-coding regions:
- a CDS encoding thymidylate synthase, with translation MRPYLDLLRDVRRHGVRKPTRAVLRSTGEKIDALSVFGRQVRFDLAAGFPLVTTKKVAFNAIAHELIWFLRGSTNIAYLREHGVTIWDEWADEHGELGPVYGKQWRSWRGADGEVVDQVARVVAGIRAVVEDPAASVGRRLIVSAWNPAEIEEMALPPCHTLFQFSVTEGRLSCQLYQRSADLFLGVPFNIASYALLTHLVAAVTGLEAGEFVHTFGDAHIYTNHLAQVDEQLSRDPLPLPRIEIDAGLRDLSAVSREQIRLVGYRSHAALRGEVAV
- a CDS encoding dihydrofolate reductase, yielding MIRLSIVVAMSRTGLIGRGGALPWHLSRDLKNFKTITMGKPILMGRKTHESIGKALPGRTNIVLTRHPDRVASGCLAAATREEALQLACRAAGDPGEAMIIGGAEVYREFLPMVSRVYLTIVEGSFTGDVCFPEALIDDPRWGILHREQWRADHANPHDAEYLILDRASPPGSSPPGPDGQPGVGPVA
- a CDS encoding MGH1-like glycoside hydrolase domain-containing protein, which produces MNIEQGRLLDERAKSIPWRRWGPYLSERQWGTVREDRSDHGDAWNDFPHEHAIARSYRWGEDGLAGLCDDRQRLCFALALWNGRDPILKERLFGLTNGQGNHGEDVKEYYFYLDSTPTHSYLRLLYKYPHAAFPYADLVATNASRGLLDPEYELIDTGIFDEDRYFDVLVEYAKASPEDVLIRITITNRGPDPADLHVLPTLWFRDVWSHPPFLARPTMDEKAGAIHATSAGLGEFVLRAEGGPPFLFTENQTNEQRLFGRPNRTPFVKDAFHELVVHGRTHAVNPERTGTKAAAHYPMTIPAGDSRVIRLRLTRIDGPAAFEGEPFGAGFEGVLAERIGEADAFYAEIIPPSIGEDARNVMRQSLAGMLWTKQFYHYDVDTWLSERGCDPYSHRGRRAPRNEHWHHMHNADVISMPDKWEYPWYAAWDLAFHALPLALVDEEFAKGQLKLMLRERYMHPNGQIPAYEWNFGDVNPPVHAWATIFTYRLQKSRTGEGDRAWLKTCFQKLGLNFTWWVNRKDRAGRNVFEGGFLGLDNIGVFDRSSPLPTGGSLEQADGTAWMALFCQNMLEIAVELSAADPSYGEMALKYGEHFVWIGSAMAHLGQDTGMWDEQDGFFYDVLRLPDGQARRLKVRSMVGLLPLCAATTFDEQDLMSVPELEDRFRWFQRTRPELFSAIHDPTRPGVARRRLGSILDEAKLQRVLARMLDEEEFLSEFGIRSLSRYHSGHPYIDRAGGEEYRVAYLPAESDSRMFGGNSNWRGPIWLPVNALIIRALLQYYLYYGDAFRVECPTGSGRLMNLYRVAEEIAARLSRIFVRDEHGRRPIFGGTRKFQEDAHWRDYLHFYEYFHGDNGAGLGAAHQTGWTGLIASSLNLFANLTPERLLQDGKASYHNRSR